One genomic segment of Luteimonas galliterrae includes these proteins:
- a CDS encoding response regulator transcription factor yields MPTLLIADDHPLFREALRGVVARVLPDYELREADSAHALYALAEAEPDADLLLLDLNMPGAHGFSVLVHLRAQHPQLPVVVVSAQEDPAVMRRALDHGAVGFIPKSADAATLGDALTQVLEGERWAPAAAHTAPAVGDDEHAAAQRLRELTPQQFRVLQMLGTGLLNKQIAYELGVSEATVKAHMTAILRKLGASNRTQAVLIAGRLALDPASVVPPPEEEQ; encoded by the coding sequence ATGCCCACGCTGCTGATCGCCGACGACCACCCGCTGTTCCGCGAAGCCCTGCGCGGCGTGGTCGCGCGCGTGCTGCCCGATTACGAACTGCGCGAAGCCGATAGCGCCCACGCGCTGTATGCGCTGGCCGAAGCGGAACCCGACGCCGATCTGTTGCTGCTCGATCTCAACATGCCCGGCGCGCACGGCTTCAGCGTACTGGTGCACCTGCGCGCGCAGCATCCGCAACTGCCCGTGGTGGTCGTGTCGGCGCAGGAAGACCCGGCGGTGATGCGGCGCGCGCTGGACCACGGCGCGGTCGGCTTCATTCCGAAGTCCGCCGATGCGGCGACCTTGGGCGACGCGTTGACCCAAGTGCTGGAAGGCGAACGCTGGGCGCCCGCCGCTGCGCACACGGCGCCGGCGGTGGGCGACGACGAGCATGCCGCCGCGCAGCGCCTGCGCGAATTGACGCCGCAGCAGTTCCGGGTGCTGCAGATGCTGGGCACGGGTTTGTTGAACAAGCAGATCGCCTACGAGCTCGGCGTATCCGAGGCGACGGTGAAGGCGCACATGACCGCGATCCTGCGCAAGCTCGGCGCATCCAACCGCACCCAGGCGGTGCTGATCGCCGGCCGATTGGCGTTGGATCCCGCATCGGTGGTGCCGCCGCCCGAAGAAGAGCAGTAA
- a CDS encoding endonuclease domain-containing protein, protein MRHYAPYLKKYARRLRNDMTDAERRFWYCVRRKRFSAVQFYRQTPIGRYIVDFYAPAAGLVVEIDGGQHFTEGGRAADALRDAALMRMGLRVLRFDDRMVLMETDAVLDVVWNAVCAAIGAST, encoded by the coding sequence ATGCGCCACTACGCCCCATACCTCAAAAAGTACGCGCGCCGACTGCGCAACGACATGACCGACGCCGAGCGCAGATTCTGGTATTGCGTGCGTCGCAAGCGCTTTAGCGCGGTGCAGTTCTATCGGCAGACGCCGATTGGCCGGTATATCGTGGATTTCTATGCCCCTGCTGCCGGGTTGGTCGTGGAGATCGACGGGGGCCAGCATTTCACCGAAGGGGGCCGCGCGGCGGACGCATTGCGGGATGCCGCGCTCATGCGCATGGGCCTGCGCGTGCTGCGTTTCGACGATCGGATGGTGCTGATGGAGACCGATGCGGTGTTGGATGTCGTTTGGAACGCGGTTTGCGCGGCGATCGGAGCGTCCACGTAA
- the acs gene encoding acetate--CoA ligase encodes MTDAPALYPVPPDFAAKARIDRKQYESLYQASVDDPASFWGGIAGRLDWMRAPTKIKDVSYRLEDFRIRWYEDGELNASVNCLDRQLDKRGDKTALLFEPDDPAQPAQKVTYRELHRRVCKLANALRNLGVRKGDRITIYLPMIPEAAVAMLACARIGAIHSVVFGGFSPNSIADRVSDCQSKLIITADEGVRGGKKIPLKANVDAALKMPGTNTVETVLVVRHTGGAVDMQMPRDRWYDAVVDGQPEECAPERMNAEDPLFILYTSGSTGKPKGVLHTTGGYMVYVSYTHECVFDLREEDVYWCTADVGWVTGHSYIVYGPLANGATALMFEGVPNYPDSSRFWQVIDKHQVTLFYTAPTAIRALMREGDAPVKSTSRKSLRLLGTVGEPINPEAWRWYNDVVGDGRCPIVDTWWQTETGGILITPLAGAIDAKPGSATKPFFGIRPAIVDANGKILDGAAEGNLVLLDSWPGQMRTVYGDHQRFIDTYFKTYPGTYFTGDGCRRDEDGYYWITGRVDDVINVSGHRIGTAEVESALVSHPKVAEAAVVGYPHDIKGQGIYAYVTLIAGEQPTSDEGGDELRKELVAWVRKEIGPVATPDHLQWAPGLPKTRSGKIMRRILRKIAENAPDQLGDTSTLADPSVVDALVKNRLGK; translated from the coding sequence ATGACGGACGCACCCGCCCTATATCCCGTCCCGCCGGATTTCGCGGCCAAGGCCAGGATCGATCGCAAGCAGTACGAAAGCCTCTACCAGGCGTCCGTCGACGACCCGGCGTCGTTCTGGGGCGGGATCGCCGGCCGCCTGGACTGGATGCGGGCGCCGACCAAGATCAAGGATGTCAGCTACCGGCTGGAGGATTTCCGCATCCGCTGGTACGAAGACGGCGAACTCAACGCCAGCGTCAACTGCCTGGACCGGCAGCTGGACAAGCGCGGCGACAAGACCGCGCTGCTGTTCGAGCCCGACGATCCCGCGCAGCCGGCGCAAAAAGTGACCTATCGCGAACTGCACCGCCGCGTATGCAAGCTGGCCAATGCGCTGCGCAACCTGGGCGTGCGCAAGGGCGACCGCATCACCATCTACCTGCCGATGATTCCCGAGGCCGCGGTGGCGATGCTGGCCTGCGCGCGCATCGGCGCGATCCATTCGGTGGTGTTCGGCGGCTTCTCGCCCAATTCGATCGCCGACCGCGTCTCCGACTGCCAGTCCAAGCTGATCATCACCGCCGATGAAGGCGTGCGCGGCGGCAAGAAGATCCCGCTCAAGGCCAACGTCGACGCCGCTTTGAAGATGCCCGGCACCAACACCGTCGAAACCGTGCTGGTGGTGCGCCACACCGGCGGCGCGGTCGACATGCAGATGCCGCGCGACCGCTGGTACGACGCGGTGGTCGACGGTCAGCCGGAGGAATGCGCGCCCGAGCGCATGAACGCCGAAGATCCGTTGTTCATCCTCTACACCTCCGGTTCCACCGGCAAGCCCAAGGGCGTGCTGCACACCACCGGCGGCTACATGGTCTACGTCAGCTACACGCACGAATGCGTGTTCGATCTGCGCGAAGAGGACGTCTACTGGTGCACGGCCGACGTCGGCTGGGTCACCGGCCACAGCTACATCGTCTACGGACCGCTGGCCAATGGCGCCACCGCGCTGATGTTCGAAGGCGTTCCGAACTATCCGGACAGTTCGCGCTTCTGGCAGGTGATCGACAAGCACCAGGTCACGCTGTTCTATACCGCGCCGACCGCGATCCGCGCGCTGATGCGCGAAGGCGACGCGCCGGTGAAATCGACTTCGCGCAAGTCGCTGCGCCTGCTCGGCACGGTCGGCGAGCCGATCAATCCCGAAGCATGGCGTTGGTACAACGATGTCGTCGGGGACGGCCGCTGCCCGATCGTGGACACCTGGTGGCAGACCGAGACCGGTGGCATCCTGATCACGCCGCTGGCCGGCGCGATCGACGCCAAGCCCGGCTCGGCGACCAAACCGTTCTTCGGCATCCGGCCGGCGATCGTCGACGCCAACGGCAAGATCCTGGACGGCGCCGCCGAAGGCAATCTGGTGCTGCTCGATTCCTGGCCCGGGCAGATGCGTACGGTGTACGGCGACCACCAGCGCTTCATCGACACTTATTTCAAGACTTATCCGGGCACCTATTTCACCGGCGACGGTTGCCGGCGCGACGAAGACGGTTATTACTGGATCACCGGCCGCGTCGACGACGTGATCAACGTCAGCGGCCACCGCATCGGCACCGCCGAAGTGGAAAGCGCGCTGGTGTCGCATCCCAAGGTCGCCGAGGCCGCGGTGGTCGGTTATCCGCACGATATCAAAGGGCAGGGCATCTATGCCTATGTCACCTTGATCGCCGGCGAGCAGCCCACGTCCGATGAAGGCGGCGACGAGCTGCGCAAAGAACTGGTCGCCTGGGTGCGCAAGGAAATCGGCCCGGTCGCCACGCCCGACCACCTGCAATGGGCGCCGGGGCTGCCCAAGACGCGTTCGGGCAAGATCATGCGCCGCATCCTGCGCAAGATCGCCGAGAACGCGCCCGATCAATTGGGCGACACCAGCACGCTGGCCGATCCGTCGGTGGTCGATGCGTTGGTCAAGAATCGATTGGGCAAATGA
- a CDS encoding DcaP family trimeric outer membrane transporter, with product MTTSIVSMARRPLATALLVALLAPGMALAATAKEKELEARIAQLEQQVQALLSQQQQTQTQLTQTQTTVTEVQAAQKTAPAVPAGKQPIQSSTIMATANPGTTFSYGGFIKLDAMVTDTSDGKIADGSSGRLFYLPSTIPVGPNNAQETDPYTDFHAQFSRFWLSADHTTDAGDKFKAYIEADFFGGGSNALVGNETATNTYAVSLRQAYVSWNNWLAGQTWSNFQDVAALPDAVDFVGTTDGTIFVRQAQVRYTNGPWSFSVENPQTTVTPFLNNGARFNTGDNVTPDLTARWLTKGDWGHFTVAALARQFKYENLATGQDETDSGAALSVSGKFNLGKSDDIRYAVNGGKGIGRYLAFGLGSDTVQAADGSLEAIDGYGGFVAWRHAFSPKVRTNLMYATAMFDNDKALTGFGVTERSQSWHANVIYSPFPKLDIGAELSWGERQLEDDREGDLKRIHTHVKFSF from the coding sequence ATGACTACATCCATCGTATCGATGGCGCGGCGTCCGTTGGCCACCGCCCTGTTGGTCGCCTTGCTGGCACCGGGCATGGCCTTGGCCGCCACCGCCAAGGAAAAGGAGCTGGAAGCGCGCATCGCCCAGCTCGAACAGCAGGTGCAGGCGCTGCTGTCGCAGCAGCAGCAGACGCAGACGCAGCTGACGCAGACGCAGACGACCGTGACCGAGGTTCAAGCCGCGCAAAAAACGGCTCCCGCCGTGCCCGCGGGCAAGCAGCCGATCCAATCCAGCACGATCATGGCCACCGCCAATCCCGGCACGACATTCTCGTACGGCGGTTTCATCAAGCTGGACGCGATGGTCACCGACACCAGCGACGGCAAGATCGCCGACGGTTCGTCTGGGCGCCTGTTCTATCTGCCCAGCACGATTCCCGTCGGCCCGAACAATGCGCAGGAAACCGATCCCTACACCGATTTCCACGCCCAGTTCTCGCGCTTCTGGCTCAGCGCCGACCACACCACCGACGCCGGCGACAAGTTCAAGGCCTATATCGAAGCCGACTTCTTCGGCGGCGGCAGCAACGCCCTGGTCGGCAACGAAACCGCGACCAACACGTACGCCGTTTCGCTGCGCCAAGCCTATGTGAGCTGGAACAACTGGCTGGCCGGCCAAACCTGGTCCAATTTCCAGGATGTGGCGGCGCTGCCCGATGCGGTCGATTTCGTCGGCACCACCGACGGCACCATCTTCGTGCGCCAGGCGCAAGTCCGCTATACCAACGGTCCCTGGTCGTTCTCGGTGGAAAATCCGCAAACCACGGTCACGCCGTTCCTCAACAACGGCGCGCGCTTCAACACCGGCGACAACGTCACGCCCGATCTCACCGCGCGCTGGCTGACCAAGGGCGACTGGGGCCATTTCACCGTCGCCGCGCTGGCGCGCCAGTTCAAGTACGAAAACCTCGCCACCGGCCAGGACGAGACCGACAGCGGCGCTGCGCTCAGCGTCTCGGGCAAATTCAACCTCGGCAAGAGCGACGACATCCGTTATGCGGTCAACGGCGGCAAGGGCATCGGTCGCTATCTTGCGTTCGGCTTGGGCAGCGACACGGTGCAGGCGGCGGACGGCTCGCTCGAAGCCATCGACGGCTACGGCGGCTTCGTCGCCTGGCGCCACGCCTTCAGCCCGAAGGTGCGCACCAACCTGATGTATGCCACCGCGATGTTCGACAACGACAAGGCATTGACCGGCTTCGGGGTCACCGAGCGCTCCCAGTCCTGGCACGCCAACGTGATCTATTCGCCGTTCCCGAAACTCGACATCGGCGCAGAGCTGAGTTGGGGCGAGCGCCAGCTGGAGGACGATCGCGAAGGCGACCTCAAGCGCATCCACACCCACGTCAAGTTCAGCTTCTAA
- a CDS encoding MFS transporter, which yields MSSTTAVPSPAPGTLTQGHKKVVFASSLGTVFEWYDFYLYGSLAAIIAKQFFSALDPTSGFIFALLAFAAGFAVRPFGALVFGRIGDMIGRKYTFLVTIVIMGLSTFLVGILPSYTTIGVAAPIILIGLRLLQGLALGGEYGGAATYVAEHAPQGKRGFYTSFIQTTATLGLFLSLLVILGCRYFLGTEAFEAWGWRIPFLVSVVLLGISVWIRLQLAESPMFQEMKAQGKLSKAPITESFFSRNGKIALLALLGATAGQAVVWYAGQFYSLFFLTQTLKIDGTTANLLIAGALIIGTPFFIVFGALSDKIGRKPIIMAGCLLAALTYFPLFKAITHYGNPAMETAVATSPVVVVADPATCNFQFDPVGKKVFTSSCDIAKAALAKSGVSYSNQDAPAGTVAQIKVGNAVVEGFEGGGMDPAAFKTQQDGFAARLKTDLTAAGYPEKADPARINKPMLLVLLTILVIYVTMVYGPIAAWLVELFPTQIRYTSMSLPYHIGNGWFGGFLPTIAFAMVVASGNIYQGLWYPIVIASMTLVIGTLFLPETKDVDITK from the coding sequence ATGTCCAGCACCACCGCTGTACCCTCGCCCGCTCCGGGCACGCTGACCCAAGGGCACAAGAAGGTCGTCTTCGCCTCCAGCCTGGGCACCGTGTTCGAGTGGTACGACTTCTATCTGTACGGATCGCTGGCCGCGATCATCGCCAAGCAGTTCTTCTCGGCGCTGGATCCGACCAGCGGCTTCATCTTCGCGCTGCTCGCTTTCGCCGCCGGCTTCGCGGTGCGTCCTTTCGGCGCGCTGGTGTTCGGCCGCATCGGCGACATGATCGGGCGCAAGTACACCTTCCTGGTGACGATCGTGATCATGGGCCTGTCGACGTTCCTGGTCGGCATCCTGCCCAGCTACACCACGATAGGCGTCGCGGCACCGATCATCCTGATCGGCCTGCGCCTGCTCCAAGGCCTGGCGCTGGGCGGCGAATACGGCGGCGCGGCGACCTATGTCGCCGAACATGCGCCGCAAGGCAAGCGCGGTTTCTACACCAGCTTCATCCAGACCACCGCGACGCTGGGCCTGTTCCTGTCGCTGCTGGTGATCCTGGGTTGCCGCTACTTCCTCGGCACCGAAGCGTTCGAAGCCTGGGGCTGGCGCATTCCGTTCCTGGTGTCGGTGGTCCTGCTCGGCATCTCGGTGTGGATCCGCCTGCAGTTGGCCGAATCGCCGATGTTCCAGGAAATGAAAGCGCAAGGAAAGCTGTCGAAGGCGCCGATCACCGAGAGCTTCTTCTCGCGCAACGGCAAGATCGCATTGCTCGCCTTGCTCGGCGCCACCGCCGGCCAGGCCGTGGTCTGGTACGCGGGCCAGTTCTACTCGCTGTTCTTCCTGACGCAGACGCTGAAGATCGACGGCACCACCGCCAACCTGCTGATCGCCGGCGCATTGATCATCGGCACGCCGTTCTTCATCGTGTTCGGCGCGCTGTCGGACAAGATCGGCCGCAAGCCGATCATCATGGCCGGTTGCCTGCTGGCGGCGCTGACCTACTTCCCGCTGTTCAAGGCGATCACGCATTACGGCAACCCCGCCATGGAAACGGCCGTTGCGACCAGCCCGGTCGTCGTCGTCGCCGATCCTGCGACCTGCAACTTCCAGTTCGACCCAGTCGGCAAGAAAGTGTTCACCAGCAGCTGCGACATCGCCAAGGCGGCGCTCGCGAAATCCGGCGTGTCGTATTCCAACCAGGACGCGCCGGCCGGCACGGTCGCGCAGATCAAGGTCGGCAACGCCGTGGTCGAAGGCTTCGAAGGCGGCGGCATGGATCCGGCCGCGTTCAAGACCCAGCAGGATGGGTTCGCAGCCAGGCTCAAGACCGACCTGACCGCCGCCGGCTATCCGGAGAAGGCCGACCCGGCGCGGATCAATAAACCGATGCTGCTGGTCTTGCTGACCATACTCGTGATCTACGTGACGATGGTCTACGGCCCGATCGCGGCATGGCTGGTCGAACTGTTCCCGACCCAGATCCGCTACACCTCGATGTCGCTGCCTTACCACATCGGCAACGGCTGGTTCGGCGGCTTCCTGCCGACGATCGCCTTCGCGATGGTGGTGGCGAGCGGAAACATCTACCAGGGACTCTGGTATCCGATCGTGATCGCATCCATGACTTTGGTGATCGGTACTTTGTTCCTCCCCGAAACCAAAGACGTCGATATCACCAAGTAA
- a CDS encoding TonB-dependent receptor family protein, giving the protein MSNLFLATMPSSRLAVAVAAVLIPFSSAAIAADPQISPTTLDRVEVRGVRPGIATVDSIDQAAERLGQRAGGTALVDGERYRDGRVSTLADALGYAPGVFIQPRFGAEEARLSVRGSGLQRTFHGRGIELLQDGSPLNLADGGFDFQAVEPLSARYIEVYRGANALEYGAATLGGAINFVSPTGYDASPMTARIEAGSFGYLRGQISAAGHGDRADGYVSLTGLNQDGYRDHAQQENYRLFGNAGFRFSDSVDGRLYVTHVDTRSQLPGNLTLAQSNARPETAAAGNLALDQRRDFRLDRVAGKLVWSPAQGQTLIVSAYYADKALHHPIFQVLQQDTQDAGVDLRWRSEGRIGERRNVLVAGIAFAQGSTDDNRFANVAGRAGARTNKFDQRATNAKAYLENQTWLSEHWTLVAGAQALKSTRRSRDLFVTGGRDESFDAEYGGFSPKLGMRYLIDDGTQLFANVSRSLEPPSFGELTGGPGVTQVDMQRATTAEVGTRIERGALSVDAALYRARIDGELLALSDGAGNPLGTINADRTLHQGLELGLGWRIADAWLLSANYLWNDFRFDGDAVYGDKELAGMPQQQLRSELRWSASESLYIAPTVEWAPQDYYVDHANTFKAPGYAIAGLRIGGRFASQWSWFVDARNLADRKWIASTNVVADARGRDGANFLPGDGRSFYVGLEWRQ; this is encoded by the coding sequence ATGTCGAACCTTTTTTTGGCGACGATGCCGTCGTCGCGCCTTGCCGTGGCTGTGGCCGCGGTGCTCATTCCCTTTTCCTCAGCGGCGATCGCGGCAGATCCGCAGATATCGCCGACCACCCTCGACCGCGTCGAGGTGCGCGGCGTACGGCCCGGCATCGCCACCGTCGACAGCATCGACCAGGCCGCGGAACGCCTCGGCCAGCGTGCCGGCGGTACGGCGCTCGTCGACGGCGAACGCTATCGCGATGGCCGCGTAAGCACGCTGGCCGATGCGCTCGGCTACGCGCCCGGCGTCTTCATCCAGCCGCGATTCGGCGCGGAGGAAGCGCGTCTGTCGGTCCGCGGTTCGGGCCTGCAGCGCACTTTCCACGGCCGCGGCATAGAACTGTTGCAAGACGGCAGTCCGCTGAACCTGGCCGATGGCGGTTTCGATTTCCAGGCCGTCGAACCGTTGTCGGCGCGTTATATCGAGGTCTATCGCGGCGCGAACGCGCTGGAATACGGCGCGGCGACCTTGGGCGGTGCGATCAACTTCGTATCGCCCACTGGCTACGACGCATCGCCGATGACGGCTCGCATCGAAGCGGGCAGCTTCGGCTATCTGCGCGGGCAGATCTCGGCTGCAGGCCATGGCGATCGGGCCGATGGCTACGTCAGCCTGACCGGCCTCAATCAGGACGGATACCGCGATCACGCGCAGCAGGAAAATTACCGCTTGTTCGGCAATGCCGGTTTCCGCTTCAGCGACAGCGTCGACGGGCGGCTGTATGTCACGCATGTCGATACGCGTTCGCAGCTGCCCGGCAATCTGACGTTGGCGCAATCCAATGCGCGTCCCGAAACCGCGGCAGCGGGGAATCTCGCGCTCGACCAGCGCCGCGATTTCCGTCTCGACCGCGTCGCCGGCAAGCTGGTCTGGTCGCCGGCGCAGGGACAGACACTGATCGTCTCGGCGTATTACGCCGACAAGGCCTTGCACCATCCGATCTTCCAGGTGCTGCAGCAGGATACGCAGGACGCCGGCGTGGATCTGCGTTGGCGCAGCGAAGGCCGGATCGGCGAACGCCGCAACGTACTGGTCGCCGGCATCGCTTTTGCGCAGGGGAGTACGGACGACAATCGGTTCGCGAACGTCGCCGGCCGGGCCGGTGCGCGTACGAACAAATTCGATCAACGCGCGACCAACGCCAAGGCCTATCTCGAGAACCAGACCTGGTTGAGCGAGCATTGGACGCTGGTGGCCGGCGCGCAAGCACTGAAATCGACGCGCCGCTCGCGCGACCTATTCGTCACCGGCGGGCGCGACGAGAGTTTCGATGCCGAATACGGCGGCTTCAGCCCCAAGCTGGGCATGCGCTACCTCATCGACGACGGCACGCAGCTGTTCGCCAACGTCAGCCGCAGCCTGGAGCCGCCGAGCTTCGGCGAACTGACCGGCGGGCCCGGCGTCACCCAGGTCGACATGCAGCGCGCGACCACGGCCGAAGTGGGCACGCGCATCGAACGCGGCGCGTTGTCGGTGGATGCGGCGCTGTACCGCGCCCGCATCGACGGCGAACTGCTGGCGCTCAGCGACGGCGCCGGCAACCCGCTCGGCACCATCAATGCCGATCGCACTTTGCACCAAGGCCTCGAGCTCGGCCTGGGCTGGCGCATCGCCGATGCGTGGCTGCTCTCGGCGAACTATCTGTGGAACGATTTCCGTTTCGATGGCGATGCGGTGTACGGCGACAAGGAGCTCGCCGGCATGCCGCAGCAGCAGTTGCGCAGCGAGCTGCGCTGGTCGGCAAGCGAAAGTTTATACATCGCGCCGACCGTTGAATGGGCACCGCAGGACTATTACGTCGACCATGCCAACACATTCAAGGCACCGGGATACGCCATCGCCGGTCTGCGCATCGGCGGCAGGTTCGCATCGCAATGGTCGTGGTTCGTCGATGCGCGCAACCTGGCCGACCGCAAATGGATCGCCAGCACCAATGTGGTCGCCGATGCGAGGGGGCGCGATGGCGCCAACTTCCTGCCTGGCGATGGCCGTTCGTTCTATGTCGGGCTGGAGTGGCGCCAGTAG
- a CDS encoding DUF2946 domain-containing protein, whose product MIRSDTFRIPMVRMALFAMLLLACLPTLGRLAGMSSGEGSAGSVWAALCTMTGLKYVEVPAGDPAPQPHKPIHGEECAYCPLLTAIAVFALWLALTWPQRRKAPRSTWRPAPLRSRFHPCGLGSRGPPLAL is encoded by the coding sequence GTGATCCGATCCGACACTTTCCGCATCCCGATGGTCCGCATGGCGCTGTTCGCCATGCTGCTGCTCGCCTGCCTGCCGACCTTAGGCCGGCTGGCGGGAATGTCGTCGGGCGAGGGATCGGCCGGATCCGTCTGGGCGGCGCTGTGCACGATGACAGGACTGAAGTACGTCGAGGTGCCGGCCGGAGATCCCGCGCCGCAGCCGCACAAGCCGATCCACGGCGAGGAATGCGCCTACTGCCCGCTGCTCACGGCGATAGCGGTGTTCGCGTTGTGGCTGGCGCTCACGTGGCCGCAGCGCCGCAAGGCTCCGCGTTCGACCTGGCGGCCCGCGCCGTTGCGCAGCCGTTTCCACCCCTGCGGCCTCGGTTCGCGCGGCCCGCCGCTGGCGCTCTGA